The following coding sequences are from one Dermacentor andersoni chromosome 5, qqDerAnde1_hic_scaffold, whole genome shotgun sequence window:
- the LOC126531776 gene encoding prefoldin subunit 5-like, with protein sequence MAGDKQNVLSISMLDIGALAQLKQHIEQELDFFSTSLQQLKSAQTKFQESEVCLDMLKPSCEGKDILVPLTSSMYVPGRLVDVNKVTVDIGTGYYVEKDVSASKDYFKRRVKYITDQMEKIQKVAQEKVALREAIVETMDKKIQATFAAQAAAAAPKS encoded by the exons ATGGCTGGCGACAAACAGAACGTGCTTTCTATCTCCATGCTTGACATCGGGGCCCTTGCACAGCTGAAGCAGCATATTGAACAG GAACTCGATTTCTTCAGTACCTCGCTGCAGCAGCTCAAATCTGCACAGACAAAGTTCCAGGAATCCGAAGTTTGCCTGGATATGCTGAAACCTTCTTGCGAAGGAAAAGACATCCTCGTGCCTTTGACAAGCTCG ATGTATGTTCCTGGTAGGCTCGTGGATGTCAACAAAGTCACTGTGGACATTGGAACTGGCTACTATGTGGAAAAG GATGTCAGTGCATCGAAGGACTATTTTAAACGACGAGTGAAGTATATCACAGACCAAATGGAGAAGATACAAAAAGTTGCTCAAGAGAAGGTAGCACTTCGAGAAG CCATTGTTGAAACCATGGACAAGAAGATCCAGGCAACCTTTGCTGCTCAAGCTGCTGCAGCTGCACCCAAAAGTTGA